In one window of Solanum pennellii chromosome 2, SPENNV200 DNA:
- the LOC107008759 gene encoding dihydroorotase, mitochondrial isoform X1 codes for MLASKGTTFSDCRVMRSLFSPCKISHIPVVSFGHKRSLKIYSAKMELSITQPDDWHLHLRDGDVLKAVVSHSAHHFGRAIVMPNLKPPITTTAAAVAYREAILKSLPANSDFNPLMTLYLTDTTSPMEIKLARESQVVFGVKLYPAGATTNSQDGVTDLFGKCLPVLQEMVEHNMPLLVHGEVTNPEVDMFDREKVFIETVLRPLVQKFPRLKVVMEHVTTMDAVKFVESCSEGFVAATVTPQHLVLNRNSLFQGGLQPHNYCLPVLKREIHREALVSAVTSGSKRFFLGTDSAPHDRRRKECSCGCAGIYNAPVALSVYAKVFEKENALDKLEAFTSFNGPDFYGLPRNNSKIKLSKTPWKVPESFSYASGDIIPMFAGEMLDWLPAPL; via the exons ATGCTGGCTTCTAAAGGAACAACTTTCTCAGATTGTAGAGTGATGAGGAGTTTATTCTCTCCCTGCAAA ATTTCACATATACCAGTTGTTAGCTTTGGACACAAAAGATCGTTAAAAATCTACAGTGCGAAAATGGAGCTCTCAATCACACAACCTGATGATTGGCATCTTCATCTCCGTGATGGTGATGTTCTTAAGGCAGTTGTCTCTCACAG TGCACATCACTTCGGGAGGGCAATAGTCATGCCAAATTTGAAGCCTCCTATCACTACCACTGCTGCTGCTGTAGCATACCGCGAGGCGATATTGAAATCTTTACCTGCTAATAGTGATTTCAACCCTCTTATGACACTTTATTTGACAGATACAACCAGTCCTATGGAAATCAAACTAGCAA GAGAGAGCCAGGTCGTATTTGGGGTGAAGTTGTACCCTGCTGGTGCCACGACAAATTCTCAAGATGGAGTGACTGATCTTTTTGGGAAGTGTTTACCAGTTCTACAAGAAATGGTTGAGCATAATATGCCTTTGCTG GTTCATGGAGAGGTTACTAATCCTGAGGTTGACATGTTTGATAGAGAAAAGGTATTCATTGAAACGGTTCTAAGACCTTTGGTGCAGAAATTTCCACGATTGAAGGTCGTGATGGAGCATGTCACCACCATGGATGCTGTTAAGTTTGTTGAATCTTGCAGTGAAG GATTTGTTGCAGCGACTGTCACCCCACAACATCTTGTTTTAAACAGGAATTCTCTCTTCCAAGGGGGCTTACAACCGCATAATTACTGCCTTCCAGTCCTCAAAAGGGAGATCCACA GGGAGGCACTTGTGTCAGCTGTAACAAGTGGAAGTAAAAGATTTTTTCTTGGGACTGATAGTGCTCCTCATGATAGACGAAGAAAAGAATGTTCTTGTGGATGTGCTGGTATTTACAATGCTCCTGTAGCCTTGTCAGTATATGCAAAGGTGTTTGAAAAG GAAAATGCACTTGACAAGCTGGAAGCATTTACCAGCTTCAATGGACCAGACTTTTATGGGCTTCCGAGGAACAACTCAAAGATTAAGTTGAGTAAGACACCATGGAAGGTACCCGAGTCCTTTTCATATGCATCAGGAGATATAATTCCTATGTTTGCTGGTGAAATGCTCGACTGGTTGCCGGCTCCTCTctga
- the LOC107008759 gene encoding dihydroorotase, mitochondrial isoform X2: MRSLFSPCKISHIPVVSFGHKRSLKIYSAKMELSITQPDDWHLHLRDGDVLKAVVSHSAHHFGRAIVMPNLKPPITTTAAAVAYREAILKSLPANSDFNPLMTLYLTDTTSPMEIKLARESQVVFGVKLYPAGATTNSQDGVTDLFGKCLPVLQEMVEHNMPLLVHGEVTNPEVDMFDREKVFIETVLRPLVQKFPRLKVVMEHVTTMDAVKFVESCSEGFVAATVTPQHLVLNRNSLFQGGLQPHNYCLPVLKREIHREALVSAVTSGSKRFFLGTDSAPHDRRRKECSCGCAGIYNAPVALSVYAKVFEKENALDKLEAFTSFNGPDFYGLPRNNSKIKLSKTPWKVPESFSYASGDIIPMFAGEMLDWLPAPL, translated from the exons ATGAGGAGTTTATTCTCTCCCTGCAAA ATTTCACATATACCAGTTGTTAGCTTTGGACACAAAAGATCGTTAAAAATCTACAGTGCGAAAATGGAGCTCTCAATCACACAACCTGATGATTGGCATCTTCATCTCCGTGATGGTGATGTTCTTAAGGCAGTTGTCTCTCACAG TGCACATCACTTCGGGAGGGCAATAGTCATGCCAAATTTGAAGCCTCCTATCACTACCACTGCTGCTGCTGTAGCATACCGCGAGGCGATATTGAAATCTTTACCTGCTAATAGTGATTTCAACCCTCTTATGACACTTTATTTGACAGATACAACCAGTCCTATGGAAATCAAACTAGCAA GAGAGAGCCAGGTCGTATTTGGGGTGAAGTTGTACCCTGCTGGTGCCACGACAAATTCTCAAGATGGAGTGACTGATCTTTTTGGGAAGTGTTTACCAGTTCTACAAGAAATGGTTGAGCATAATATGCCTTTGCTG GTTCATGGAGAGGTTACTAATCCTGAGGTTGACATGTTTGATAGAGAAAAGGTATTCATTGAAACGGTTCTAAGACCTTTGGTGCAGAAATTTCCACGATTGAAGGTCGTGATGGAGCATGTCACCACCATGGATGCTGTTAAGTTTGTTGAATCTTGCAGTGAAG GATTTGTTGCAGCGACTGTCACCCCACAACATCTTGTTTTAAACAGGAATTCTCTCTTCCAAGGGGGCTTACAACCGCATAATTACTGCCTTCCAGTCCTCAAAAGGGAGATCCACA GGGAGGCACTTGTGTCAGCTGTAACAAGTGGAAGTAAAAGATTTTTTCTTGGGACTGATAGTGCTCCTCATGATAGACGAAGAAAAGAATGTTCTTGTGGATGTGCTGGTATTTACAATGCTCCTGTAGCCTTGTCAGTATATGCAAAGGTGTTTGAAAAG GAAAATGCACTTGACAAGCTGGAAGCATTTACCAGCTTCAATGGACCAGACTTTTATGGGCTTCCGAGGAACAACTCAAAGATTAAGTTGAGTAAGACACCATGGAAGGTACCCGAGTCCTTTTCATATGCATCAGGAGATATAATTCCTATGTTTGCTGGTGAAATGCTCGACTGGTTGCCGGCTCCTCTctga
- the LOC107008759 gene encoding dihydroorotase, mitochondrial isoform X3, producing MELSITQPDDWHLHLRDGDVLKAVVSHSAHHFGRAIVMPNLKPPITTTAAAVAYREAILKSLPANSDFNPLMTLYLTDTTSPMEIKLARESQVVFGVKLYPAGATTNSQDGVTDLFGKCLPVLQEMVEHNMPLLVHGEVTNPEVDMFDREKVFIETVLRPLVQKFPRLKVVMEHVTTMDAVKFVESCSEGFVAATVTPQHLVLNRNSLFQGGLQPHNYCLPVLKREIHREALVSAVTSGSKRFFLGTDSAPHDRRRKECSCGCAGIYNAPVALSVYAKVFEKENALDKLEAFTSFNGPDFYGLPRNNSKIKLSKTPWKVPESFSYASGDIIPMFAGEMLDWLPAPL from the exons ATGGAGCTCTCAATCACACAACCTGATGATTGGCATCTTCATCTCCGTGATGGTGATGTTCTTAAGGCAGTTGTCTCTCACAG TGCACATCACTTCGGGAGGGCAATAGTCATGCCAAATTTGAAGCCTCCTATCACTACCACTGCTGCTGCTGTAGCATACCGCGAGGCGATATTGAAATCTTTACCTGCTAATAGTGATTTCAACCCTCTTATGACACTTTATTTGACAGATACAACCAGTCCTATGGAAATCAAACTAGCAA GAGAGAGCCAGGTCGTATTTGGGGTGAAGTTGTACCCTGCTGGTGCCACGACAAATTCTCAAGATGGAGTGACTGATCTTTTTGGGAAGTGTTTACCAGTTCTACAAGAAATGGTTGAGCATAATATGCCTTTGCTG GTTCATGGAGAGGTTACTAATCCTGAGGTTGACATGTTTGATAGAGAAAAGGTATTCATTGAAACGGTTCTAAGACCTTTGGTGCAGAAATTTCCACGATTGAAGGTCGTGATGGAGCATGTCACCACCATGGATGCTGTTAAGTTTGTTGAATCTTGCAGTGAAG GATTTGTTGCAGCGACTGTCACCCCACAACATCTTGTTTTAAACAGGAATTCTCTCTTCCAAGGGGGCTTACAACCGCATAATTACTGCCTTCCAGTCCTCAAAAGGGAGATCCACA GGGAGGCACTTGTGTCAGCTGTAACAAGTGGAAGTAAAAGATTTTTTCTTGGGACTGATAGTGCTCCTCATGATAGACGAAGAAAAGAATGTTCTTGTGGATGTGCTGGTATTTACAATGCTCCTGTAGCCTTGTCAGTATATGCAAAGGTGTTTGAAAAG GAAAATGCACTTGACAAGCTGGAAGCATTTACCAGCTTCAATGGACCAGACTTTTATGGGCTTCCGAGGAACAACTCAAAGATTAAGTTGAGTAAGACACCATGGAAGGTACCCGAGTCCTTTTCATATGCATCAGGAGATATAATTCCTATGTTTGCTGGTGAAATGCTCGACTGGTTGCCGGCTCCTCTctga
- the LOC107009420 gene encoding ER lumen protein-retaining receptor A-like isoform X2, with protein MKLVFIGSSLAIVWCMRYHRVVRRSYDRELDTFRYWILLGACFVLALVLHEKFTLQEVFWAFSIYLEAVAILPQLVLLQRSGNVDNLTGQYVFFLGAYRAFYILNWIYRYLTEQRFTRWISCVSGLVQTALYADFFYYYFISWKNNAKLQLPA; from the exons ATGAAACTGGTTTTTATTGGGAGTTCCTTGGCCATTGTCTGGTGTATGAGGTACCATCGTGTTGTTAGGCGCTCATATGACCGTGAGCTAGACACTTTCCGCTATTGGATTCTTCTGGGGGCGTGTTTCGTTTTGGCACTTGTTCTTCATGAGAAGTTTACCCTTCAAGAG GTGTTCTGGGCTTTCTCAATATACCTAGAGGCAGTTGCCATTCTTCCCCAGTTGGTGCTCTTGCAAAGAAGTGGAAATGTTGATAACCTGACTGGACAATATGTGTTCTTTCTTGG GGCCTACCGTGCATTTTACATCTTAAACTGGATTTACCGCTATCTGACAGAGCAGCGTTTCACTAGATGGATTT CTTGCGTCTCTGGTCTTGTCCAGACAGCCCTTTATGcagatttcttttattattacttCATCAG CTGGAAAAATAATGCGAAGCTTCAACTGCCAGCATGA
- the LOC107009420 gene encoding ER lumen protein-retaining receptor A-like isoform X1, with the protein MNIFRLAGDMTHLISVLVLLLKIYATKSCSGISLKTQELYAIVFVARYLDLFTDFISLYNTVMKLVFIGSSLAIVWCMRYHRVVRRSYDRELDTFRYWILLGACFVLALVLHEKFTLQEVFWAFSIYLEAVAILPQLVLLQRSGNVDNLTGQYVFFLGAYRAFYILNWIYRYLTEQRFTRWISCVSGLVQTALYADFFYYYFISWKNNAKLQLPA; encoded by the exons ATGAATATCTTCAGACTGGCCGGAGACATGACACATTTGATTAGTGTCTTAGTTCTCCTCCTGAAAATCTATGCTACCAAATCATGCTCAG GAATATCATTGAAGACGCAAGAGTTATATGCTATTGTGTTTGTGGCTCGGTATCTGGATTTGTTCACGGACTTCATCTCTCTTTACAACACTGTGATGAAACTGGTTTTTATTGGGAGTTCCTTGGCCATTGTCTGGTGTATGAGGTACCATCGTGTTGTTAGGCGCTCATATGACCGTGAGCTAGACACTTTCCGCTATTGGATTCTTCTGGGGGCGTGTTTCGTTTTGGCACTTGTTCTTCATGAGAAGTTTACCCTTCAAGAG GTGTTCTGGGCTTTCTCAATATACCTAGAGGCAGTTGCCATTCTTCCCCAGTTGGTGCTCTTGCAAAGAAGTGGAAATGTTGATAACCTGACTGGACAATATGTGTTCTTTCTTGG GGCCTACCGTGCATTTTACATCTTAAACTGGATTTACCGCTATCTGACAGAGCAGCGTTTCACTAGATGGATTT CTTGCGTCTCTGGTCTTGTCCAGACAGCCCTTTATGcagatttcttttattattacttCATCAG CTGGAAAAATAATGCGAAGCTTCAACTGCCAGCATGA